Sequence from the Microbacterium faecale genome:
GCGTGCCGCGCGCGCTCGACGATGTCGGGCTGGAGGTGCCGCTCGATCACCCGACCACGCGGCTTTCCGGCGGGCAGAAGCAGCGCCTCGCTCTCGCGGGCGTTCTCGCGATGCAGCCCGGCCTGCTCCTGCTCGACGAGCCGACCGCCAACCTCGATCCGGACGGCGCCCAGTCCGTGCGCGACTCGGTCGTCGCGGCCGCCGCGCGGACGGGCGCCACGCTGGTCGTCGTCGAGCACCGCGTCGACCTGTGGATCGATCACATCGACCGCGTCGTCGTCCTCGGCGCCGAGGGGGGAGTAATCGCCGACGGACCCCCCGAACGGGTCTTCGCGGCGCACAGCACGACGCTCACCGACGCGGGCGTGTGGGTGCCCGGCGTCGCGCCCGTCGTGCCGCGAACCGCGCCGACGGGCGCGCCGACGTCGCTGCTCACCTCGGACGACCTCGCGGTCGGCCGTCGGTCGTTCGGCGCCAAGCGCGCGCAGGCCGTCGCCACGGGGATCCGCTTCGACGCGCTCTCCGGACGAGCCCTCGCCGTCGTCGGCCCGAATGGGGCTGGGAAGTCGACGTTCGCCGCGACCATCGCCGGCCTCATTCCGCCCGCGGCTGGCCACCTCACCGCGTCCGCGGCGCTCGCCGCGGGCGCCGCCGGGCCGCCCCACGACTGGACCTCGCGCCAGCTGCTGACCCGCATCGGCATGCTCTTCCAGACGCCGGAGCATCAGCTGCTGACCGGGACCGTGCGCGCTGAGCTCGAGGTCGGCTCGCGCGCGCTCGGCACGGAACCGGGCCGGCTCGCCGGCGAGGTCGACGACCTGCTGCACCGACTGCGCCTCACTGATCTGGCCGACGCGAACCCGTTCACGCTCTCGGGCGGGGAGAAGCGCCGGCTCACCGTCGCGGCCTCGCTCATCACGCGTCCGCGACTCCTCGTGCTCGACGAGCCGACCTACGGTCAGGATGCCCGTACATGGCGCGAGCTCGCGGCCCTGCTCGACGAGGTGAGGGGTGGTGGCACGAGCCTCGTGATCGCCACGCACGACCGCCCCCTCGTCGACGCGCTGGCGGACGACGTGCTCACGATCGGTCAGGCGGTGCCGGCGTGAGCATCATTACCCTCGACGTGCGGCGCTCGCCGCTGGGACGCCTCAACGCCGTCGCGAAGCTCACGGCCGCCCTCACGATCGGCATCGTGCTGCTGCTGTCGATCGACCCCGTCTCCGCGGGCGTCTCGTTCGCGCTCACCTGCGCGCTGCTGCCGTTCGCGCGGCTGAGCTTTCGCGACCTGTGGCTACGCGTGTGGCCGATCGCCGCCTCGGCGCTCATCGCGTCGCTCGCGACCGCGCTGTACGGCCGCGAGAGCGGATCCGTGTATTTCGAGTGGGGCCTGCTGCGCATCAGCGACGGATCCCTCATGCTCGCCGGCGCGATCTTCTTGCGCGTGCTCGCGATCGCGGTGCCGTCGGTCGTGCTGTTCGCGACGACGGATCCGACGGATCTCGCCGACGCGCTCGCTCAGCTGGTGCGGCTGCCCGCGCGATTCGTGCTCGGGGCGCTCGCGGGGCTGCGCCTCGTCGGGCTGCTCATCGATGACTGGCGCGAACTCGCGATGGCGCGTCGTGCGCGCGGCGTCGCCGACACAGGCCGAATCCGTCGGTTCGCGGGGCAGACGTTCGCGCTGTTCGTCCTCGCGATCCGCCGCGGGACGAAGCTCGCCACCGCGATGGAGGCACGAGGCTTCGGCACGCGCATCCGGCGCACCTGGGCGCGGCCCTCGACCCTGCGCGCCGGCGACGCGCTGCTGGTGCTCATCGCGGTCGCGGTCGCCGCGGCATCTGTGACGGCCTCGGTCGCGACCGGCGCGTGGACGCCCGTCACGGGGCTGTAGCTGCCCGACACCTCCGGGCCACATTCCTCAGGCTATTAATATACTCCTCGTAACGAGGGCGTTGCCGCTGCGGCGGGCGAGGGAGGGGCGGGTATGGCGTTGCCAGGGCGCGAGGCGGACGTGCGACGCGTGATCGACCTGATCGCCGAGACCCCGCCGCTCCCTGGTCAGGTGCGCCTCGTGCGGATCGACGGCGAGATCGGCATCGGCAAGAGCGCGGTGCTGGGGAGCGCCCTCGCGCGGGTGATCCCGAGCAGCGCCGACCCTGACGCAGGCACCGGACCACGGGTCTTCGTCGCGCACGGCGACCGCCTCCATGCCGAGGCGCCGTTGGCCGCGCCGCGCACGATGATCGAGGAAATCCTCGCTGCTCCCCTTGAGGAACTCCTCGACGGCGCGACGCCGTCCGTGCTCGGAGCGCGCTGCGCCAGCGCGCTCGGCGGTTCGCCGGCCCCCGTGGTGATCGCCGTGGATGACGCGCATTGGCTCGATCCGGCGTCCGAGCGGTTCCTCGTCGCGCTGATGCAGACGCCCATGCTCGCTCCGCTGACGGTCGTCACGGCGCATCGTCCCGGCCGCTCGCCCGCTGCGCTCGTCGACGTGGCGCGCGGGCGCGGAGCCCTGCACGACCGGGTCGCGCTTGCTCCGCTCCCCGACGACATCATCGGGGAGATGGCGGGAGCACTGACACCGCCGCAACGGAGTGCCGTCGTCGAGGCCGCACGCGGGAATCCTCTGTTCGCACGGGCGACGATCGCCGGATTCCAGCGCCACCCCGCCGCGACGCGCGCGGACGAGGTGCTCGAGCTCGCAGACGGCACTCACT
This genomic interval carries:
- a CDS encoding ABC transporter ATP-binding protein — protein: MTARVEARGWGWRHAGRDSWAVSDVDLVIEPGERVLLLGASGAGKSTLLRGIAGVLGDEEDGDQSGELLVDGVRPAHARGRAGLVLQDPDAQVILARVGDDVAFGCENLGVPRDEIWRRVPRALDDVGLEVPLDHPTTRLSGGQKQRLALAGVLAMQPGLLLLDEPTANLDPDGAQSVRDSVVAAAARTGATLVVVEHRVDLWIDHIDRVVVLGAEGGVIADGPPERVFAAHSTTLTDAGVWVPGVAPVVPRTAPTGAPTSLLTSDDLAVGRRSFGAKRAQAVATGIRFDALSGRALAVVGPNGAGKSTFAATIAGLIPPAAGHLTASAALAAGAAGPPHDWTSRQLLTRIGMLFQTPEHQLLTGTVRAELEVGSRALGTEPGRLAGEVDDLLHRLRLTDLADANPFTLSGGEKRRLTVAASLITRPRLLVLDEPTYGQDARTWRELAALLDEVRGGGTSLVIATHDRPLVDALADDVLTIGQAVPA
- a CDS encoding energy-coupling factor transporter transmembrane component T family protein, with amino-acid sequence MSIITLDVRRSPLGRLNAVAKLTAALTIGIVLLLSIDPVSAGVSFALTCALLPFARLSFRDLWLRVWPIAASALIASLATALYGRESGSVYFEWGLLRISDGSLMLAGAIFLRVLAIAVPSVVLFATTDPTDLADALAQLVRLPARFVLGALAGLRLVGLLIDDWRELAMARRARGVADTGRIRRFAGQTFALFVLAIRRGTKLATAMEARGFGTRIRRTWARPSTLRAGDALLVLIAVAVAAASVTASVATGAWTPVTGL